A region of Bombilactobacillus folatiphilus DNA encodes the following proteins:
- the fabG gene encoding 3-oxoacyl-[acyl-carrier-protein] reductase: protein MDLKDKAVLVTGSSRGIGLAIAQEFARQGSHIILNARHAIDDEIKAQITQYGVQCWDFSADVTSMDSAKNLIAQIMEQVGHIDVVVNNAGITRDGLLNRMSEEDFNSVLQTNLVGTFNVIRQALRPMYKQRSGCFINLSSVVGLTGNIGQANYAASKAGIIGLTKSVAQEVALRGLRCNAIAPGMIDTQMTQALSAKRQEEIVAQVPLKRFGQIQEIAQTAVFLAQNDYITGQTITVDGGLTMQ from the coding sequence ATGGATTTGAAAGATAAAGCGGTTTTAGTGACAGGTAGCTCACGTGGTATTGGTTTGGCAATTGCCCAAGAATTTGCTCGTCAGGGCAGTCATATTATCTTGAATGCTCGTCATGCGATTGATGATGAAATTAAAGCACAAATTACCCAGTATGGTGTTCAATGCTGGGATTTTAGTGCTGATGTGACTTCGATGGATTCTGCCAAAAATCTGATTGCACAAATTATGGAACAGGTCGGACATATTGATGTCGTCGTCAATAACGCTGGTATTACACGTGATGGATTATTAAACCGGATGTCAGAGGAAGATTTCAATAGTGTTTTGCAAACTAATTTGGTTGGAACTTTTAATGTGATTCGCCAAGCTTTGCGTCCAATGTATAAACAACGTTCAGGCTGCTTTATTAATTTATCTAGTGTGGTCGGCTTGACAGGTAATATTGGGCAAGCTAACTATGCGGCTAGTAAAGCAGGCATTATTGGTTTGACAAAATCCGTTGCGCAAGAAGTTGCTTTGCGCGGTTTGCGTTGCAACGCGATTGCTCCAGGAATGATTGATACACAAATGACGCAAGCTTTAAGTGCGAAACGTCAGGAAGAGATTGTTGCACAAGTGCCGCTGAAACGATTTGGTCAAATTCAAGAAATCGCCCAAACGGCTGTTTTTTTGGCTCAAAATGACTATATTACTGGTCAAACCATTACCGTTGACGGCGGATTGACCATGCAGTAA
- a CDS encoding ACP S-malonyltransferase: MLGLLFSGQGAQKTGVTRDLYDQLPLYRRSLDHTAQLLQMDLPSLLFDDYYADKLAQTQYAQPAIVAMSWSLFQVIRIYLPKQTCGLGLSLGEYSALACSGYLELEEVLRVIKRRGELMQQASEQTPSQMVAIMKVDFATVHKTVQQATSLGAVGVANVNTPSQIVVGGVPEAVDQVVEQLTTQNQARVVPLNVSGAFHTPVMQSIQVQLQQELQKIAWKQGNFPVYSTTTKRVFDPKTLTSNLTAQLVHTTYFADTLQQLAPLDKVIEVGPGKTLLGFTKKVLGKIPSYRLDSFDALQQTVSAMEAATNGFER; encoded by the coding sequence ATGCTAGGATTACTGTTTAGTGGTCAAGGTGCACAAAAAACAGGTGTGACACGAGATTTGTATGATCAACTACCACTTTATCGGCGTAGTTTGGATCATACGGCACAATTGTTGCAAATGGATCTTCCTAGCTTATTGTTCGATGATTACTATGCTGATAAATTGGCGCAGACACAATATGCGCAACCAGCGATTGTGGCAATGAGTTGGAGTTTGTTCCAAGTTATTAGAATTTATTTACCTAAGCAAACTTGCGGTTTAGGTTTGAGTTTGGGTGAATATAGTGCTTTAGCATGTAGTGGTTATTTGGAATTAGAGGAAGTCTTGCGGGTCATTAAGCGTCGCGGTGAATTGATGCAGCAAGCTAGCGAACAAACACCTAGCCAGATGGTTGCGATTATGAAAGTTGATTTTGCAACGGTTCATAAAACGGTGCAACAGGCGACTTCTTTAGGCGCGGTTGGTGTGGCTAATGTGAATACGCCTAGTCAAATCGTTGTCGGTGGGGTTCCAGAAGCTGTTGATCAGGTGGTCGAGCAATTGACGACACAAAATCAAGCGCGGGTTGTTCCCTTAAATGTCAGTGGCGCTTTCCATACGCCAGTGATGCAATCAATTCAAGTTCAGTTGCAACAAGAATTGCAAAAAATAGCTTGGAAGCAAGGCAACTTCCCAGTTTATAGTACAACAACCAAACGTGTTTTTGATCCGAAAACACTTACGTCGAATTTGACAGCACAATTGGTGCATACCACTTATTTTGCAGACACCTTGCAACAACTTGCTCCATTAGATAAAGTTATCGAGGTGGGTCCAGGTAAAACCTTGTTAGGCTTTACCAAAAAAGTGTTGGGCAAAATTCCATCTTATCGTTTGGATAGTTTTGATGCGTTGCAACAAACAGTAAGCGCAATGGAGGCAGCCACAAATGGATTTGAAAGATAA
- a CDS encoding nitronate monooxygenase, which translates to MQLSPFIQSLGLKYPIFQGGMAWVADGKLAASVSNAGGLGIIGAGNASGEVVAHEIEVATSLTDRPFGVNVMLLSPHVEEVVKVVLAHKDQIALVTTGAGNPGDYFTQFKAADIKVIPVVGSVALAKMMERVGADAVIAEGMESGGHIGKLTTMALLPQVVDAVNIPVIAAGGIADGRGLAAVLMLGAQGVQMGTRFLVATESKVHPIYKQAVLKAKDASTMVTGDFAGHPSRVLKNQMAKKYVKLEKAEAAKDHPDYSNIEELGNGSLRRAVLDGDAKTGAYMAGEISGLIKKEQPAAEILEEVYNQADKLLSGEH; encoded by the coding sequence ATGCAATTAAGTCCGTTTATTCAGAGTCTGGGGCTTAAGTATCCAATCTTTCAAGGTGGCATGGCGTGGGTCGCTGATGGCAAATTAGCTGCCTCTGTTTCAAACGCTGGCGGCTTGGGGATTATTGGCGCTGGGAATGCGTCTGGTGAAGTTGTGGCACACGAAATTGAAGTTGCTACTTCTTTGACGGATCGCCCGTTCGGCGTCAATGTTATGTTATTATCGCCTCATGTGGAAGAAGTTGTAAAAGTTGTGTTGGCGCATAAAGATCAAATTGCGTTAGTCACGACCGGTGCGGGTAATCCTGGCGATTACTTTACACAATTTAAGGCTGCCGACATCAAAGTGATTCCGGTTGTCGGTTCAGTAGCGTTGGCTAAAATGATGGAACGTGTGGGTGCCGATGCGGTGATTGCCGAAGGTATGGAATCTGGTGGTCATATTGGTAAACTCACGACGATGGCTTTATTGCCGCAAGTCGTTGATGCTGTCAATATTCCTGTCATTGCTGCCGGTGGAATTGCCGATGGTCGCGGTCTAGCTGCTGTGTTAATGTTAGGCGCTCAAGGTGTCCAAATGGGGACGCGCTTTTTGGTTGCGACAGAATCTAAAGTGCATCCAATTTATAAGCAAGCAGTGCTTAAGGCTAAAGATGCTAGCACGATGGTGACAGGTGATTTTGCTGGTCATCCATCCCGTGTTTTGAAAAATCAAATGGCTAAAAAATACGTGAAGTTAGAAAAAGCTGAAGCAGCAAAAGATCATCCTGATTATAGCAATATTGAAGAATTAGGTAATGGTAGTTTACGGCGAGCAGTTTTAGACGGCGATGCCAAAACTGGTGCGTATATGGCTGGTGAGATTTCGGGATTGATCAAAAAGGAACAACCAGCTGCTGAAATTTTGGAAGAAGTATATAATCAAGCTGATAAGCTTTTAAGTGGGGAGCACTAA
- a CDS encoding acyl carrier protein: MTDQEIFNKVKEIIVDQTGEDEEAVTLEANIKDDLNADSLDIFEVINELEDEFDIKIENEDGIQTVQNLVDFVKKQLAEKED; the protein is encoded by the coding sequence ATGACAGATCAAGAAATTTTTAACAAGGTAAAAGAAATTATTGTGGACCAAACTGGTGAAGATGAAGAAGCTGTGACTTTAGAAGCTAATATCAAAGATGATTTGAATGCTGATAGTTTAGATATTTTTGAAGTTATCAACGAATTAGAAGATGAATTTGACATCAAGATTGAAAATGAAGATGGCATCCAAACAGTGCAAAATTTGGTTGATTTTGTCAAAAAACAATTAGCAGAAAAGGAAGATTAA
- a CDS encoding beta-ketoacyl-ACP synthase III yields MGLRIQQTSYYVPPKIVTNDDLTQLMETSDEWITSRTGIKQRHLSENEQTSDLAYQVAKQLLAQANVEAKSVDFIIVATMSPDYQTPSTAALVQGRLGASQAFAFDISAACSGFIYALALADKLLQGSYQRGLVIGAETLSKLIDWQARSTAVLFGDGAGGVLVEAAPQVPGIVAEDLQTLGDQFQALTAGYLPLNSAFTKDSTEAKQHYFQMDGHAVYRFATHVVPDSVQKVVKQAQWSLADVDHFLLHQANGRMLKVIAQHLDQPLDKFLQNVAEFGNTSAASVPILLAQSVAQGLITRQQKLVLSGFGGGLTAGSLALIY; encoded by the coding sequence ATGGGATTAAGAATTCAACAAACATCCTATTATGTACCACCAAAAATTGTCACGAATGATGATTTAACTCAACTGATGGAAACATCTGATGAGTGGATTACTTCGCGGACGGGAATCAAGCAGCGTCATTTGTCTGAAAATGAGCAAACTTCCGATTTAGCTTATCAAGTGGCCAAGCAGTTATTGGCCCAGGCTAATGTGGAAGCAAAAAGCGTTGATTTTATTATTGTAGCGACGATGTCTCCTGATTATCAAACTCCGTCGACCGCGGCTTTAGTTCAAGGACGTTTAGGAGCTAGTCAAGCATTTGCCTTTGATATTAGTGCGGCTTGTTCAGGGTTTATCTACGCGTTAGCTTTAGCAGATAAATTGTTGCAGGGTTCTTATCAACGAGGTTTGGTCATTGGGGCAGAAACACTGTCCAAGTTGATCGACTGGCAAGCCCGTTCAACCGCTGTTTTGTTTGGTGATGGCGCCGGTGGTGTTTTAGTGGAAGCTGCGCCGCAAGTACCGGGAATTGTGGCCGAAGATTTACAGACTTTGGGTGATCAATTTCAAGCCTTGACGGCGGGTTATTTACCTTTAAATTCAGCGTTTACGAAAGATTCGACAGAAGCCAAACAGCACTATTTTCAAATGGACGGTCATGCTGTATATCGTTTTGCGACGCATGTTGTGCCGGATTCCGTTCAAAAAGTTGTGAAACAAGCGCAGTGGTCGTTGGCTGATGTTGATCATTTTTTATTGCATCAAGCGAATGGGCGAATGCTTAAAGTAATTGCTCAACATTTGGATCAACCATTAGATAAATTTTTACAAAATGTAGCTGAATTTGGTAATACATCAGCTGCAAGTGTGCCGATTTTGTTGGCACAAAGTGTAGCCCAAGGTCTTATTACGCGTCAACAAAAATTAGTGTTAAGTGGTTTTGGTGGCGGTTTGACGGCGGGCAGTTTAGCGTTAATTTATTAA
- a CDS encoding MarR family winged helix-turn-helix transcriptional regulator: MQRINQLLTIVYTDILRVEERELKKSDFKDISVKEMHAIDAITMYEHKTSSKLAKELMITPGSVTTMVGNLVRKGYVVRIYGEDDHRIVRLGLTRKGRLVYRAHDLFHRRMVAKFIESFNQSQVEIIEHALLNLRAFLEFPAHIDNTKE, from the coding sequence ATGCAACGTATTAATCAGTTATTAACAATCGTGTACACTGACATTTTACGAGTTGAAGAACGCGAACTGAAAAAGAGCGATTTTAAAGATATTTCGGTCAAAGAAATGCATGCGATTGATGCGATTACAATGTACGAGCATAAGACCAGTTCGAAATTGGCTAAAGAATTGATGATTACACCGGGCAGCGTGACAACGATGGTCGGTAATCTAGTGCGTAAAGGTTATGTTGTGCGAATTTATGGTGAAGATGATCACCGGATTGTCCGCTTGGGTTTAACACGCAAGGGACGGTTAGTTTATCGTGCTCATGATCTATTTCATCGCCGAATGGTCGCTAAATTTATTGAAAGCTTTAATCAAAGTCAAGTGGAAATCATTGAACATGCGTTACTGAATTTGCGCGCGTTTTTGGAATTTCCAGCTCATATTGATAATACAAAGGAGTAA
- the fabZ gene encoding 3-hydroxyacyl-ACP dehydratase FabZ, producing MKLNSSEIQALIPNRFPIFYMDGVQEMEADQSIMAIKNVTVNESFVNSYLPGQFIMPSTLIIESLAQAASIFILSSPSFKNKTAYLGGIPQAEFLMDVKAGDQLQLKVELKKQRQNIGLVSCVALVHDQPAVTADLMFIVEDNEGDN from the coding sequence ATGAAACTTAATTCCAGTGAAATTCAGGCGTTAATTCCGAATCGTTTTCCCATTTTTTATATGGATGGCGTTCAGGAGATGGAAGCTGATCAGTCGATTATGGCAATCAAGAATGTGACGGTTAATGAGTCTTTTGTGAATAGTTATTTGCCAGGGCAATTTATTATGCCTTCGACTTTAATAATTGAATCATTAGCTCAAGCAGCGTCCATTTTTATTTTGAGTTCACCTAGTTTCAAAAATAAAACAGCTTATCTGGGAGGTATTCCACAAGCTGAGTTTTTAATGGATGTTAAAGCCGGCGATCAATTACAGTTAAAAGTAGAATTAAAAAAACAGCGCCAAAATATTGGCTTAGTTAGTTGTGTCGCTTTGGTTCATGATCAACCAGCGGTCACCGCAGATTTGATGTTTATTGTTGAAGACAATGAGGGTGACAACTGA